A single Oncorhynchus nerka isolate Pitt River linkage group LG10, Oner_Uvic_2.0, whole genome shotgun sequence DNA region contains:
- the LOC115136256 gene encoding uncharacterized protein LOC115136256 isoform X1: protein MSDLETIELAALGRPFQLGMLYDCRRDVLIPGITLWDSEVLQKHINVRPQPNTDFKIISSDSSEDKSEALNVSASLEASFLCGLVSVKGSAEFLHDKKTSKRQSRVSLQYRATTRFEQLTMDHLGAGNVKHCNVFQEGSSTHVVTGLLYGAQAFFVFDQEVSSGENHQDIQGNLLCTVKKIPFTTIEGQGNLKMSEEEQKKANKFNCTFHGDFALENNPVTFEDAIKVYAGLPRLLGENGEHAVPMTVWLYPLKNLDSAATQLVRQISVSQVRRAQRILDGLDNTDVQCQDIMKEDMAIKFPELKAKLNTFRDLCSEYKLVFQKGLCKVLPNIRGGGMEEEELIKMLNSKERSPFQNDLMITYLDDREREMNVVSSYLDIMKEVQVVNSSSELDGIVLDQANDYVVCFALSYLKEKEEYLVVLENYLLEDSKSDFSQTPYNPNAAGKTAAEKWFRSGEVTTLTRQTINLFLDFKESNKDRENLAFCIASIPNKLLTASSIHVYERGTLLSPQFELPSKPSVPTIKSLGHDCVHLQVNPPNLGVTSVESYQVLYQAEQADSEWIEVKLGATTNQVTLSRLDPYKKYRFSCKAVCKPGVSFSSDWTEYVRTRPCSPPGPPTEKRIESGSIRVNWDIPTKVGDDVDVIGYVVEYRKSVTAINNQMWHTIKTTTREGTLEGLEADTAYSIRVSANCGKAGNSLPSPETVLTTLRVSDPQPKTNKSTGAKSEEFLKKSQKVENGKPSIHWLNLELKLGGNERFDQYRFGRKVEQRNNKVILLLGATGSGKTTLVNTMINYILGVKWEDCYRFKLIHEVTNRSQAESQTVVVTSYELYNQPGFQIPYSLTIIDTPGFGDTRGMAHDKLVTQKVKDFLCNPLGINHIDAVCFVVQAPLVRLSPSQRYIFDSILSIFGKDVAENILMLVTFVDGKHIPVLEAIKAANLPCKKDKKGLPTHFKFNSSFLFSKETESSSEEDDSDDDHKAQCPEQWRSTFKEMKKFFQALESIESKDLTLTKKVLEERELLEKTMTCLTPQITAGLSKLSEIKSFKQCLENEDENMKQNQHFETQINVLQVKRSKLSQDFATNCKICNFTCHTCCFLPMEDDINSCAVMDDDGNCTICPAKCTSTDHDREQVLLTYETKTEKKTIQELKDNFMKAWGKSMETKEMLDKLEDEFHMIQDALMNLITQSSDCLKRLNDVALKPSSLSTMEYIDILIRTEEDEHKPGFEDRIVGLKKIKEESDILDKIAKGEALLPNERSFLNDKEDRGQEVPT from the exons ATGTCTGACTTGGAGACCATCGAGCTAGCCGCTCTGGGCCGACCCTTCCAGCTGGGGATGCTGTATGACTGTCGTAGAGATGTCCTCATCCCAG GTATCACTCTCTGGGATTCTGAGGTGTTGCAGAAACACATCAATGTCCGTCCACAACCGAACACTGACTTCAAAATCATTTCTTCAGACTCAAGTGAAGACAAGTCAGAAGCTTTAAATGTGTCTGCATCTCTTGAGGCCAGTTTTCTTTGTGGCTTAGTCAGTGTGAAGGGTTCTGCTGAATTCCTCCATGACAAAAAGACCTCAAAGCGTCAGTCTAGGGTTTCTCTGCAGTACCGTGCTACCACTCGCTTCGAGCAGTTGACCATGGACCACCTGGGGGCAGGAAATGTGAAACACTGTAATGTCTTCCAAGAGGGCTCTTCAACCCATGTGGTGACTGGCCTGCTCTACGGAGCCCAGGCCTTCTTCGTTTTTGACCAAGAGGTTTCCTCAGGAGAAAACCACCAGGACATCCAGGGAAACCTGCTGTGCACAGTAAAAAAGATCCCTTTCACTACAATAGAAGGGCAGGGAAATTTGAAGATGAGTGAGGAAGAGCAGAAAAAGGCCAATAAATTCAACTGCACCTTCCATGGTGATTTTGCACTAGAAAACAACCCTGTCACATTTGAAGATGCCATTAAGGTGTATGCTGGCCTGCCACGTCTGCTAGGGGAGAACGGAGAACATGCTGTGCCCATGACCGTCTGGCTCTATCCTCTCAAAAACCTGGACTCTGCAGCTACCCAGCTAGTCAGGCAGATCAGTGTTAGCCAGGTGCGTCGCGCACAGCGAATCTTGGACGGACTGGACAATACTGATGTACAATGCCAGGACATAATGAAGGAAGACATGGCTATCAAGTTCCCTGAACTCAAAGCCAAGCTCAACACATTCAGGGACTTGTGCTCAGAGTACAAGCTGGTGTTCCAGAAAGGTCTCTGCAAGGTTCTTCCCAACataagaggaggaggaatggaggaggaagagCTGATCAAAATGCTCAACAGCAAAGAACGATCTCCATTCCAGAATGACCTCATGATCACGTACctggacgacagagagagagagatgaatgttGTCAGCTCTTACCTTGACATAATGAAAGAGGTGCAAGTTGTGAATTCAAGCAGTGAATTGGATGGAATAGTGCTTGATCAAGCTAATGATTATGTAGTGTGTTTTGCATTATCCTATTTGAAGGAGAAAGAAGAGTATCTGGTAGTCCTGGAGAACTACTTGCTGGAAGACTCTAAGAGTGATTTTTCACAGACACCTTACAACCCCAACGCAGCCGGTAAGACTGCAGCAGAAAAGTGGTTTCGCTCAGGGGAGGTAACGACCCTAACCAGACAAACCATAAATCTGTTCCTAGACTTCAAAGAGTCTAACAAAGACAGAGAAAATCTTGCATTCTGCATTGCATCAATTCCAAACAAACTCCTCACCGCATCCTCCATCCATGTCTATGAAAGAGGGACACTTTTGAGTCCACAGTTTGAGCTGCCGTCAAAGCCAAGTGTTCCCACCATCAAGAGTCTGGGGCATGACTGTGTCCACTTGCAAGTCAACCCTCCCAACCTTGGTGTTACCTCTGTGGAGTCGTACCAGGTTTTGTACCAGGCTGAGCAGGCTGACTCTGAGTGGATCGAGGTCAAATTGGGTGCTACAACTAACCAGGTCACCCTCAGTCGTTTGGACCCTTACAAAAAGTACCGCTTTAGCTGCAAGGCGGTATGTAAACCTGGTGTGAGCTTCTCCAGTGACTGGACAGAATACGTCAGGACCCGCCCATGTAGCCCTCCTGGACCCCCCACAGAGAAGAGGATAGAATCGGGAAGTATCCGAGTGAACTGGGACATTCCTACCAAGGTGGGAGATGATGTTGACGTCATTGGTTATGTGGTAGAATACAGAAAGAGTGTAACAGCTATAAACAATCAGATGTGGCACACCATCAAAACCACCACTAGAGAGGGTACACTGGAAGGACTAGAGGCTGACACTGCATACAGTATCAGAGTCTCTGCTAACTGTGGCAAAGCAGGGAACAGTCTACCCAGTCCTGAGACTGTGCTGACTACCCTTAGGGTCTCTGATCCCCAACCGAAGACGAACAAATCAACCGGAGCAAAAAGTGAGGAATTCCTCAAAAAATCTCAGAAGGTGGAAAACGGAAAACCCTCAATCCACTGGCTGAATCTGGAACTGAAATTGGGTGGAAATGAACGTTTTGACCAGTACAGATTTGGGAGGAAAGTTGAGCAACGGAATAACAAGGTGATATTGCTTCTGGGGGCCACAGGTTCAGGAAAAACAACTCTGGTCAATACCATGATAAACTACATTCTCGGGGTAAAGTGGGAAGATTGTTACCGCTTTAAGCTCATCCATGAGGTGACCAACAGGTCACAGGCTGAGAGCCAGACTGTGGTTGTGACATCATACGAGCTCTACAACCAGCCAGGCTTTCAGATTCCTTATTCTCTGACCATCATTGACACACCAGGGTTCGGAGACACCAGAGGAATGGCTCATGATAAATTGGTCACCCAAAAGGTGAAGGATTTCTTGTGTAACCCTTTAGGGATTAATCACATTGATGCAGTCTGCTTTGTAGTGCAGGCACCACTTGTTCGTCTCAGTCCTTCCCAGAGATACATCTTTGATTCCATCCTGTCCATCTTTGGAAAGGATGTTGCTGAAAACATCCTGATGCTTGTGACATTTGTTGATGGGAAGCACATACCGGTGCTAGAGGCCATCAAAGCTGCAAATCTGCCCTGTAAGAAAGACAAGAAGGGGCTACCAACCCATTTCAAATTCAACAGTTCATTTCTGTTCTCaaaggagacagagagcagcTCTGAAGAGGATGATTCTGATGATGATCATAAGGCCCAGTGTCCAGAGCAATGGAGGTCAACTTTCAAGGAGATGAAGAAATTTTTCCAAGCACTGGAAAGCATTGAGAGTAAAGATCTGACCCTGACAAAAAAAGTGCTGGAAGAACGTGAGCTTCTGGAGAAGACCATGACATGCCTGACCCCTCAGATCACAGCAGGTCTGTCAAAGCTAAGTGAGATCAAAAGCTTCAAACAGTGTCTGGAGAACGAGGATGAGAACATGAAACAGAACCAACATTTTGAGACTCAGATAAATGTGCTGCAGGTGAAGAGAAGCAAATTATCCCAGGACTTTGCAACAAACTGCAAGATCTGCAATTTCACATGTCACACCTGCTGCTTCCTCCCAATGGAGGATGACATCAACAGTTGTGCCGTGATGGATGATGATGGCAACTGCACCATATGTCCAGCAAAATGCACTTCCACTGACCACGACAGGGAACAAGTCTTGTTGACATATGAAACAAAGACTGAGAAAAAGACTATCCAAGAACTGAAGGACAACTTCATGAAGGCGTGGGGCAAGTCTATGGAAACCAAGGAGATGCTGGATAAGCTTGAGGATGAGTTTCACATGATCCAGGACGCGCTGATGAATTTGATCACGCAGTCTTCTGACTGTCTCAAGAGACTTAATGATGTTGCACTGAAGCCAAGCTCTCTCTCCACTATGGAGTACATTGACATACTCATTCGCACAGAGGAGGACGAACACAAGCCAGGCTTCGAGGATCGGATCGTTGGGTTGAAGAAAATAAAGGAAGAGTCTGACATTCTGGACAAGATTGCAAAAGGAGAAGCTTTACTCCCAAATGAGAGATCATTCTTAAATGATAAAGAAGATAGAGGGCAGGAGGTTCCAACATAA
- the LOC115136256 gene encoding uncharacterized protein LOC115136256 isoform X2: MTVVEMSSSQVQETIPLWFGGITLWDSEVLQKHINVRPQPNTDFKIISSDSSEDKSEALNVSASLEASFLCGLVSVKGSAEFLHDKKTSKRQSRVSLQYRATTRFEQLTMDHLGAGNVKHCNVFQEGSSTHVVTGLLYGAQAFFVFDQEVSSGENHQDIQGNLLCTVKKIPFTTIEGQGNLKMSEEEQKKANKFNCTFHGDFALENNPVTFEDAIKVYAGLPRLLGENGEHAVPMTVWLYPLKNLDSAATQLVRQISVSQVRRAQRILDGLDNTDVQCQDIMKEDMAIKFPELKAKLNTFRDLCSEYKLVFQKGLCKVLPNIRGGGMEEEELIKMLNSKERSPFQNDLMITYLDDREREMNVVSSYLDIMKEVQVVNSSSELDGIVLDQANDYVVCFALSYLKEKEEYLVVLENYLLEDSKSDFSQTPYNPNAAGKTAAEKWFRSGEVTTLTRQTINLFLDFKESNKDRENLAFCIASIPNKLLTASSIHVYERGTLLSPQFELPSKPSVPTIKSLGHDCVHLQVNPPNLGVTSVESYQVLYQAEQADSEWIEVKLGATTNQVTLSRLDPYKKYRFSCKAVCKPGVSFSSDWTEYVRTRPCSPPGPPTEKRIESGSIRVNWDIPTKVGDDVDVIGYVVEYRKSVTAINNQMWHTIKTTTREGTLEGLEADTAYSIRVSANCGKAGNSLPSPETVLTTLRVSDPQPKTNKSTGAKSEEFLKKSQKVENGKPSIHWLNLELKLGGNERFDQYRFGRKVEQRNNKVILLLGATGSGKTTLVNTMINYILGVKWEDCYRFKLIHEVTNRSQAESQTVVVTSYELYNQPGFQIPYSLTIIDTPGFGDTRGMAHDKLVTQKVKDFLCNPLGINHIDAVCFVVQAPLVRLSPSQRYIFDSILSIFGKDVAENILMLVTFVDGKHIPVLEAIKAANLPCKKDKKGLPTHFKFNSSFLFSKETESSSEEDDSDDDHKAQCPEQWRSTFKEMKKFFQALESIESKDLTLTKKVLEERELLEKTMTCLTPQITAGLSKLSEIKSFKQCLENEDENMKQNQHFETQINVLQVKRSKLSQDFATNCKICNFTCHTCCFLPMEDDINSCAVMDDDGNCTICPAKCTSTDHDREQVLLTYETKTEKKTIQELKDNFMKAWGKSMETKEMLDKLEDEFHMIQDALMNLITQSSDCLKRLNDVALKPSSLSTMEYIDILIRTEEDEHKPGFEDRIVGLKKIKEESDILDKIAKGEALLPNERSFLNDKEDRGQEVPT; this comes from the exons ATGACTGTCGTAGAGATGTCCTCATCCCAGGTACAGGAAACTATTCCTCTTTGGTTTGGAG GTATCACTCTCTGGGATTCTGAGGTGTTGCAGAAACACATCAATGTCCGTCCACAACCGAACACTGACTTCAAAATCATTTCTTCAGACTCAAGTGAAGACAAGTCAGAAGCTTTAAATGTGTCTGCATCTCTTGAGGCCAGTTTTCTTTGTGGCTTAGTCAGTGTGAAGGGTTCTGCTGAATTCCTCCATGACAAAAAGACCTCAAAGCGTCAGTCTAGGGTTTCTCTGCAGTACCGTGCTACCACTCGCTTCGAGCAGTTGACCATGGACCACCTGGGGGCAGGAAATGTGAAACACTGTAATGTCTTCCAAGAGGGCTCTTCAACCCATGTGGTGACTGGCCTGCTCTACGGAGCCCAGGCCTTCTTCGTTTTTGACCAAGAGGTTTCCTCAGGAGAAAACCACCAGGACATCCAGGGAAACCTGCTGTGCACAGTAAAAAAGATCCCTTTCACTACAATAGAAGGGCAGGGAAATTTGAAGATGAGTGAGGAAGAGCAGAAAAAGGCCAATAAATTCAACTGCACCTTCCATGGTGATTTTGCACTAGAAAACAACCCTGTCACATTTGAAGATGCCATTAAGGTGTATGCTGGCCTGCCACGTCTGCTAGGGGAGAACGGAGAACATGCTGTGCCCATGACCGTCTGGCTCTATCCTCTCAAAAACCTGGACTCTGCAGCTACCCAGCTAGTCAGGCAGATCAGTGTTAGCCAGGTGCGTCGCGCACAGCGAATCTTGGACGGACTGGACAATACTGATGTACAATGCCAGGACATAATGAAGGAAGACATGGCTATCAAGTTCCCTGAACTCAAAGCCAAGCTCAACACATTCAGGGACTTGTGCTCAGAGTACAAGCTGGTGTTCCAGAAAGGTCTCTGCAAGGTTCTTCCCAACataagaggaggaggaatggaggaggaagagCTGATCAAAATGCTCAACAGCAAAGAACGATCTCCATTCCAGAATGACCTCATGATCACGTACctggacgacagagagagagagatgaatgttGTCAGCTCTTACCTTGACATAATGAAAGAGGTGCAAGTTGTGAATTCAAGCAGTGAATTGGATGGAATAGTGCTTGATCAAGCTAATGATTATGTAGTGTGTTTTGCATTATCCTATTTGAAGGAGAAAGAAGAGTATCTGGTAGTCCTGGAGAACTACTTGCTGGAAGACTCTAAGAGTGATTTTTCACAGACACCTTACAACCCCAACGCAGCCGGTAAGACTGCAGCAGAAAAGTGGTTTCGCTCAGGGGAGGTAACGACCCTAACCAGACAAACCATAAATCTGTTCCTAGACTTCAAAGAGTCTAACAAAGACAGAGAAAATCTTGCATTCTGCATTGCATCAATTCCAAACAAACTCCTCACCGCATCCTCCATCCATGTCTATGAAAGAGGGACACTTTTGAGTCCACAGTTTGAGCTGCCGTCAAAGCCAAGTGTTCCCACCATCAAGAGTCTGGGGCATGACTGTGTCCACTTGCAAGTCAACCCTCCCAACCTTGGTGTTACCTCTGTGGAGTCGTACCAGGTTTTGTACCAGGCTGAGCAGGCTGACTCTGAGTGGATCGAGGTCAAATTGGGTGCTACAACTAACCAGGTCACCCTCAGTCGTTTGGACCCTTACAAAAAGTACCGCTTTAGCTGCAAGGCGGTATGTAAACCTGGTGTGAGCTTCTCCAGTGACTGGACAGAATACGTCAGGACCCGCCCATGTAGCCCTCCTGGACCCCCCACAGAGAAGAGGATAGAATCGGGAAGTATCCGAGTGAACTGGGACATTCCTACCAAGGTGGGAGATGATGTTGACGTCATTGGTTATGTGGTAGAATACAGAAAGAGTGTAACAGCTATAAACAATCAGATGTGGCACACCATCAAAACCACCACTAGAGAGGGTACACTGGAAGGACTAGAGGCTGACACTGCATACAGTATCAGAGTCTCTGCTAACTGTGGCAAAGCAGGGAACAGTCTACCCAGTCCTGAGACTGTGCTGACTACCCTTAGGGTCTCTGATCCCCAACCGAAGACGAACAAATCAACCGGAGCAAAAAGTGAGGAATTCCTCAAAAAATCTCAGAAGGTGGAAAACGGAAAACCCTCAATCCACTGGCTGAATCTGGAACTGAAATTGGGTGGAAATGAACGTTTTGACCAGTACAGATTTGGGAGGAAAGTTGAGCAACGGAATAACAAGGTGATATTGCTTCTGGGGGCCACAGGTTCAGGAAAAACAACTCTGGTCAATACCATGATAAACTACATTCTCGGGGTAAAGTGGGAAGATTGTTACCGCTTTAAGCTCATCCATGAGGTGACCAACAGGTCACAGGCTGAGAGCCAGACTGTGGTTGTGACATCATACGAGCTCTACAACCAGCCAGGCTTTCAGATTCCTTATTCTCTGACCATCATTGACACACCAGGGTTCGGAGACACCAGAGGAATGGCTCATGATAAATTGGTCACCCAAAAGGTGAAGGATTTCTTGTGTAACCCTTTAGGGATTAATCACATTGATGCAGTCTGCTTTGTAGTGCAGGCACCACTTGTTCGTCTCAGTCCTTCCCAGAGATACATCTTTGATTCCATCCTGTCCATCTTTGGAAAGGATGTTGCTGAAAACATCCTGATGCTTGTGACATTTGTTGATGGGAAGCACATACCGGTGCTAGAGGCCATCAAAGCTGCAAATCTGCCCTGTAAGAAAGACAAGAAGGGGCTACCAACCCATTTCAAATTCAACAGTTCATTTCTGTTCTCaaaggagacagagagcagcTCTGAAGAGGATGATTCTGATGATGATCATAAGGCCCAGTGTCCAGAGCAATGGAGGTCAACTTTCAAGGAGATGAAGAAATTTTTCCAAGCACTGGAAAGCATTGAGAGTAAAGATCTGACCCTGACAAAAAAAGTGCTGGAAGAACGTGAGCTTCTGGAGAAGACCATGACATGCCTGACCCCTCAGATCACAGCAGGTCTGTCAAAGCTAAGTGAGATCAAAAGCTTCAAACAGTGTCTGGAGAACGAGGATGAGAACATGAAACAGAACCAACATTTTGAGACTCAGATAAATGTGCTGCAGGTGAAGAGAAGCAAATTATCCCAGGACTTTGCAACAAACTGCAAGATCTGCAATTTCACATGTCACACCTGCTGCTTCCTCCCAATGGAGGATGACATCAACAGTTGTGCCGTGATGGATGATGATGGCAACTGCACCATATGTCCAGCAAAATGCACTTCCACTGACCACGACAGGGAACAAGTCTTGTTGACATATGAAACAAAGACTGAGAAAAAGACTATCCAAGAACTGAAGGACAACTTCATGAAGGCGTGGGGCAAGTCTATGGAAACCAAGGAGATGCTGGATAAGCTTGAGGATGAGTTTCACATGATCCAGGACGCGCTGATGAATTTGATCACGCAGTCTTCTGACTGTCTCAAGAGACTTAATGATGTTGCACTGAAGCCAAGCTCTCTCTCCACTATGGAGTACATTGACATACTCATTCGCACAGAGGAGGACGAACACAAGCCAGGCTTCGAGGATCGGATCGTTGGGTTGAAGAAAATAAAGGAAGAGTCTGACATTCTGGACAAGATTGCAAAAGGAGAAGCTTTACTCCCAAATGAGAGATCATTCTTAAATGATAAAGAAGATAGAGGGCAGGAGGTTCCAACATAA